The following proteins come from a genomic window of Citrobacter europaeus:
- a CDS encoding YbaB/EbfC family nucleoid-associated protein, whose amino-acid sequence MFGKGGLGNLMKQAQQMQEKMQQMQEEVAKLEVTGESGAGLVKVTINGAHNCRRVEIDPSLLEDDKEMLEDLVAAAFNDAARRIEETQKEKMASVSSGMQLPPGFKMPF is encoded by the coding sequence ATGTTTGGTAAAGGCGGTCTGGGTAACCTGATGAAACAGGCCCAGCAGATGCAAGAAAAAATGCAACAGATGCAGGAAGAAGTCGCCAAGCTGGAAGTGACCGGTGAATCTGGCGCGGGCCTGGTTAAAGTGACCATCAACGGCGCGCACAACTGCCGTCGCGTGGAGATCGATCCAAGCCTGCTGGAAGACGACAAAGAAATGCTGGAAGACCTTGTCGCTGCGGCATTCAACGACGCGGCGCGTCGCATTGAAGAGACGCAGAAAGAGAAGATGGCTTCTGTTTCCTCCGGAATGCAGCTGCCGCCTGGCTTTAAGATGCCGTTCTGA